Proteins encoded within one genomic window of Dyadobacter chenhuakuii:
- a CDS encoding DUF6298 domain-containing protein, which produces MQNTILSLTGLYLFMPDYALAQKKIKVPSPVAMGEDGKLHYAPDSLGNRIVDFSYAGYMSGNKPIPNVPIRVVVPAKPGDATLRIQSAIDYVGTLPADQDGIRGVVFLEKGVHTIQGSLLVKKSGIIIRGNGTREDKTTILAAGLSRETIIQISGANDIKKSKFIEVADEYVPVNALTFNVSNSANLKTGDRIQIHRPSTKAWIQLLKMEEFGGETGWLGWKPGQRDVVWHRTITAISGNQITIQAPLTTALDNKYGGAFITKYEWPGRISQVGIENLCIESTFDPANPKDEDHRWMGVTMDNVENAWVRQVHFKGLAGSAVALFEAASQVTVEDCKSVMPVSEIAGQRRNTFYTQGQLTLFQRCYAENGYHDFTTGYRAAGPNAFVQCESIQPFGFSGAADSWASGVLFDNVNVDGQALSFKNRGQDGHGAGWTAANSVMWQCAASRVENFSPPGATNFAFGIWAEFAGDGFWENVNEHIKPRSLYAAQLAERVGNEAIEHAALMPKESEASSSPSIAQAEELTAKSNVPAASLADWIDAASKRNPIPTAFTNVKTIDEIGIKQIAQKTNLPPLTIQNGWLVRGEEVVIGNRQEVPWWRGSIRPHDVAQAKPHITRFVPGRSGAGLTDIPEAMTDSLLAQNITVLDHNYGLWYERRRDDHERIRRIDAEVWPPFYEQPFARSGKDAAWDNLSKYDLTKYNHWYWQRLKTFAQLADQKGLVLYHQNYFQHNILEAGAHYADFPWRTANNVNNTGFPEPPPYAGDKRIFMAEQFYDIANPQRRAIHTAYIRKCLENFADQSGVIQFIGAEYTGPLHFVKFWLDVIAVWEKETGKNALIALSTTKDVQDAILAEPNYAKIVDIIDIRYLNLREDGTFYAPEGGKNLAPRQHARLQKTGKISFASIYKAVLGYRQKHPGKAVLYSAGNYDSNAWAVFMAGGSISAIPRVSSEFLADVSKMKPDTSGGYKLVNPGVAAVFYKEDNADLNIDLTGFKGNYVLRRIDPATGTWISKSEKVKGGKIIQAVTSAQAKTAPMVIWVSKY; this is translated from the coding sequence GTGCAGAATACAATCCTGTCGCTGACGGGATTGTATTTATTTATGCCTGATTATGCCCTGGCCCAGAAAAAAATCAAAGTACCATCTCCCGTTGCCATGGGCGAGGACGGAAAGCTGCATTACGCGCCGGATTCGCTCGGAAACCGCATTGTCGACTTCTCCTATGCCGGTTATATGTCGGGAAACAAGCCAATTCCCAATGTTCCAATCCGGGTTGTCGTGCCTGCCAAGCCGGGTGATGCTACATTACGGATTCAGTCCGCAATCGATTATGTGGGAACCTTGCCGGCGGATCAGGATGGGATTCGAGGGGTGGTTTTCTTGGAAAAAGGCGTCCATACCATCCAGGGAAGTCTTTTGGTTAAAAAATCTGGAATCATTATCCGGGGAAATGGCACGCGGGAAGACAAAACAACAATACTGGCAGCCGGACTTTCCAGGGAAACTATCATTCAGATTTCAGGTGCGAATGATATAAAGAAAAGCAAATTCATTGAAGTAGCAGATGAATACGTACCGGTTAATGCATTGACGTTCAACGTGTCAAATTCGGCTAATCTGAAAACCGGTGACCGGATTCAAATCCATCGTCCATCGACCAAAGCGTGGATTCAACTATTGAAAATGGAGGAATTTGGCGGCGAAACGGGCTGGCTAGGATGGAAGCCTGGGCAGCGGGACGTTGTCTGGCACCGCACCATTACAGCCATTTCGGGCAACCAGATCACCATTCAAGCACCTTTGACAACCGCTTTGGACAATAAATATGGCGGCGCTTTTATAACCAAATATGAATGGCCTGGACGCATTAGTCAGGTCGGGATTGAAAATCTTTGCATTGAATCCACATTTGATCCGGCTAATCCAAAAGACGAAGACCATCGCTGGATGGGTGTAACAATGGATAATGTCGAAAATGCATGGGTACGGCAGGTTCATTTTAAAGGTCTTGCGGGTTCGGCGGTGGCGCTTTTTGAGGCGGCTTCGCAGGTTACTGTTGAGGATTGCAAGTCGGTGATGCCTGTTTCTGAAATAGCGGGGCAGCGGCGGAATACATTTTACACACAAGGGCAGTTAACGCTTTTTCAAAGGTGTTATGCCGAAAACGGCTATCACGATTTCACCACGGGTTACCGCGCGGCGGGACCTAATGCATTCGTCCAATGCGAGTCAATCCAGCCATTCGGGTTCAGTGGCGCTGCGGATAGCTGGGCTTCCGGGGTTCTTTTTGATAATGTAAATGTCGATGGGCAGGCATTGAGCTTCAAAAATCGCGGTCAGGACGGCCATGGTGCCGGCTGGACTGCGGCTAACAGTGTAATGTGGCAATGTGCTGCCTCCCGTGTGGAGAATTTCAGCCCGCCAGGTGCGACGAATTTTGCATTCGGGATCTGGGCAGAATTTGCGGGTGACGGTTTTTGGGAAAATGTGAATGAGCACATCAAACCGCGCAGTTTGTATGCTGCGCAGCTAGCGGAAAGGGTTGGTAATGAAGCAATCGAACATGCTGCGCTTATGCCAAAAGAATCCGAGGCATCCAGCAGTCCGAGCATTGCACAGGCGGAAGAACTAACCGCAAAATCGAATGTTCCGGCAGCTTCATTAGCAGACTGGATTGATGCCGCCTCGAAAAGAAATCCGATTCCCACTGCCTTCACCAATGTGAAGACCATTGACGAAATTGGTATAAAACAAATAGCGCAAAAGACAAATCTACCACCGTTAACCATCCAAAACGGCTGGCTGGTGCGTGGGGAGGAAGTGGTTATCGGCAACCGCCAGGAAGTGCCGTGGTGGCGCGGAAGCATTCGTCCGCATGATGTGGCGCAGGCCAAACCGCACATTACCCGCTTCGTTCCGGGTCGCTCCGGCGCGGGATTAACCGACATTCCGGAAGCAATGACAGATTCTTTATTAGCCCAAAACATCACGGTGCTCGACCACAATTACGGACTCTGGTACGAACGCCGGCGAGACGATCACGAGCGGATTCGCCGGATCGACGCCGAGGTGTGGCCGCCATTTTACGAGCAGCCGTTTGCCAGAAGCGGCAAGGATGCGGCCTGGGACAACCTCAGTAAATACGATCTCACAAAATACAACCACTGGTATTGGCAGCGGCTCAAAACATTTGCACAACTAGCTGATCAAAAAGGCCTTGTCCTTTATCATCAAAATTATTTTCAGCACAACATTCTCGAAGCAGGCGCACATTATGCCGATTTTCCATGGCGCACAGCCAACAATGTCAATAACACAGGCTTCCCCGAACCACCGCCTTACGCGGGTGACAAGCGGATTTTCATGGCTGAGCAGTTTTATGACATTGCTAATCCGCAACGCCGGGCCATCCACACGGCCTACATCCGCAAATGCCTCGAAAACTTCGCAGATCAAAGCGGCGTCATTCAATTTATTGGTGCAGAATACACGGGTCCGCTTCACTTTGTAAAGTTCTGGCTGGATGTGATTGCGGTTTGGGAAAAGGAAACGGGCAAAAACGCGCTTATCGCATTGAGCACCACAAAGGACGTTCAGGATGCTATTTTGGCAGAGCCCAATTATGCCAAAATCGTAGACATTATCGACATCCGTTACTTGAATTTGCGCGAGGATGGCACATTTTATGCGCCAGAAGGAGGCAAAAATCTGGCTCCCCGCCAACACGCCAGATTGCAGAAAACGGGCAAAATTTCCTTTGCATCCATTTACAAAGCTGTGCTCGGATACAGACAAAAACATCCCGGAAAAGCGGTCCTATATTCAGCCGGAAATTACGATTCCAATGCTTGGGCGGTGTTCATGGCTGGCGGATCCATCAGCGCAATCCCACGCGTTTCGAGTGAATTTTTAGCGGATGTTTCCAAGATGAAGCCGGATACATCTGGCGGTTATAAACTGGTGAATCCGGGTGTGGCGGCCGTTTTTTATAAGGAGGACAATGCTGATCTGAACATTGATCTGACTGGCTTCAAAGGAAATTACGTGCTTCGCCGCATCGATCCGGCCACTGGAACATGGATTAGTAAAAGCGAAAAAGTGAAGGGTGGAAAGATAATTCAGGCGGTGACTTCTGCGCAAGCAAAGACCGCTCCTATGGTAATCTGGGTTTCAAAATATTGA
- a CDS encoding MGH1-like glycoside hydrolase domain-containing protein translates to MRTKNGLFILLIFLVAISACSKRSIGPAVLKAENFRHHVEKFNRMEDENKVNAIPNAQSWDWMKANIPLFDSPKDNFQEIYYYRWWTFRKHIHNTPQGFIITEFLVDRNYADKYNMISCALGHHIYEGRWLHNQQYINDYVNVWFRGNAGGRMKKLLTFSSWTADALFNRYKVNRDKAFVLNMLPDLQSEYQAWEKDRRTATGLFWQTDVKDGMEESLSGGRREQNARPTINSYMYGNARAIAQIAALKGDSTTKSLYNAKADTLKTLITSKLWNPENNFFETVKKGGAGEFAGVREAIGYIPWYFNLADEKHDVAWQQVIDPKGFRAPFGLTTAERRHPGFRTHGCCKCEWDGAVWPFATSQTLTGIANRMNADKAKPLTDTTYFRLMELYVESQYYRGKPYIGEYLDETTGYWLKGDQERSRYYNHSTFNDLIISGLVGLRPREDDMIEVNPLIPQEKWDWFCLDNVLYHGKILTIIWDKNGDHYKKGKGLQVLVNGKKAGSSENIERLLIK, encoded by the coding sequence ATGCGTACAAAAAACGGACTATTTATTTTGCTGATTTTCCTCGTCGCCATAAGTGCGTGTTCCAAAAGAAGCATTGGACCTGCGGTGTTGAAAGCGGAAAACTTCCGGCATCACGTGGAAAAATTCAACCGGATGGAGGACGAAAACAAGGTGAATGCCATTCCCAATGCGCAATCGTGGGACTGGATGAAGGCTAATATTCCCTTGTTTGACAGCCCGAAGGATAATTTTCAGGAGATCTATTATTATCGCTGGTGGACATTCCGCAAGCACATTCACAACACGCCGCAGGGTTTTATCATCACCGAATTCCTGGTCGACCGTAACTATGCGGATAAATACAACATGATCAGCTGCGCGCTCGGGCATCACATTTATGAGGGCCGCTGGCTCCATAACCAGCAGTATATCAATGATTACGTAAATGTCTGGTTTCGCGGAAATGCAGGTGGTAGGATGAAAAAACTGCTCACATTCAGCAGTTGGACGGCCGATGCGCTTTTCAACAGGTACAAGGTTAACAGGGATAAAGCATTCGTGTTGAACATGTTGCCCGACCTGCAATCTGAATATCAGGCCTGGGAAAAAGACCGCCGCACCGCCACCGGACTTTTCTGGCAAACGGATGTCAAGGACGGCATGGAAGAATCGCTCAGCGGAGGCAGGCGGGAGCAGAATGCCCGGCCTACCATCAACAGTTATATGTATGGCAACGCCCGGGCCATCGCTCAAATCGCCGCTTTAAAGGGCGATTCAACGACCAAAAGCCTGTATAACGCCAAGGCAGACACACTCAAAACATTGATTACCAGTAAACTCTGGAATCCGGAAAACAACTTTTTTGAAACAGTAAAAAAGGGTGGCGCAGGCGAATTTGCAGGCGTTCGCGAGGCGATCGGTTATATTCCCTGGTATTTCAATTTAGCTGATGAAAAACACGATGTAGCCTGGCAGCAAGTCATTGATCCAAAGGGCTTTCGGGCGCCATTTGGCCTTACCACCGCCGAGCGGCGCCACCCCGGTTTTCGCACGCATGGCTGCTGCAAATGTGAGTGGGACGGCGCAGTTTGGCCATTCGCCACTTCGCAGACATTAACCGGCATAGCCAACAGAATGAATGCCGACAAAGCAAAGCCACTAACGGACACCACGTATTTCCGGTTAATGGAGCTGTATGTAGAATCACAATATTATCGCGGGAAGCCTTACATAGGCGAATATCTGGACGAAACGACGGGTTACTGGCTCAAAGGTGACCAGGAAAGAAGCCGCTATTACAATCATTCGACATTCAATGATCTCATTATTTCTGGTTTGGTCGGGCTGCGGCCGAGAGAAGATGATATGATTGAAGTCAACCCATTGATCCCGCAGGAAAAGTGGGACTGGTTTTGCCTCGATAATGTGCTTTATCACGGTAAGATCCTGACCATCATATGGGATAAGAACGGAGATCATTACAAAAAAGGAAAAGGATTGCAAGTTCTGGTCAACGGAAAGAAAGCAGGATCATCAGAAAACATCGAAAGATTATTGATTAAATAA
- a CDS encoding sialidase family protein — MKKHLIPIAAFLLCLASHVQAQTWKDGIITDEFIFEKTSFPESHASTIAETPGGLVSAFFGGTKERNPDVGIWVSRLESGKWTAPVEVANGIVNDTLRYACWNPVLYQIPNGELMLFYKVGPNVPGWKGFLITSKDNGKSWSKPRELQEGFLGPIKNKPVLLANGELWCPSSTEGKGGWRVHFEVTPDFGKTWRKVGPLNDGKTIQAIQPSLLTYKNGDMQILCRSRNRAIVESWSKDGGKTWSEMKASNLPNNNSGTDAVTLKDGRQLLVYNHVLPPGNEAKGPRTPLNVAISKDGNKWEAVLVLEDSPISQYSYPSVIQSADGMVHIVYTWRRERIKYVKIDPTKLKGKAINDGRWPQ, encoded by the coding sequence ATGAAAAAACACCTCATCCCAATCGCCGCATTTCTGTTATGTCTCGCCAGTCATGTTCAGGCCCAAACCTGGAAAGACGGCATCATCACCGATGAATTTATTTTCGAAAAAACCTCCTTCCCGGAAAGTCACGCTTCCACGATTGCAGAAACGCCTGGCGGACTGGTGAGCGCGTTTTTTGGCGGGACAAAAGAACGCAATCCCGATGTAGGAATCTGGGTAAGCCGCCTCGAAAGCGGCAAATGGACCGCGCCCGTGGAGGTGGCCAACGGCATCGTCAACGATACATTGCGCTATGCCTGCTGGAACCCGGTTCTATATCAGATTCCAAACGGTGAACTGATGCTTTTCTACAAAGTAGGGCCGAATGTGCCGGGATGGAAGGGGTTCCTGATCACCTCGAAGGACAATGGCAAAAGCTGGTCGAAACCCAGGGAATTGCAGGAAGGATTTCTCGGCCCGATCAAAAACAAACCGGTTTTGCTCGCGAATGGCGAACTATGGTGCCCGTCGAGCACGGAGGGCAAGGGCGGCTGGCGCGTTCATTTCGAAGTGACGCCCGATTTTGGGAAAACATGGCGAAAAGTTGGCCCGCTGAATGATGGAAAAACGATCCAGGCCATTCAACCGAGCCTTTTAACTTATAAAAACGGAGATATGCAGATCTTGTGCCGCAGCCGGAACCGCGCCATTGTTGAGTCGTGGTCGAAGGATGGCGGTAAAACTTGGTCGGAAATGAAGGCGTCCAATCTGCCTAATAACAACTCCGGGACTGATGCGGTGACATTGAAAGATGGGCGGCAATTGCTCGTTTACAACCACGTGCTGCCTCCGGGCAACGAAGCAAAAGGCCCGCGGACACCATTGAATGTGGCGATTTCAAAGGATGGTAACAAGTGGGAAGCCGTGCTGGTTTTGGAAGATTCGCCTATCAGTCAGTATTCTTATCCTTCTGTGATTCAGTCGGCGGATGGCATGGTGCACATTGTGTATACGTGGCGTCGTGAGCGGATTAAATATGTGAAAATTGATCCCACGAAATTAAAAGGAAAGGCCATTAACGACGGCAGATGGCCGCAGTAA
- a CDS encoding sugar phosphate isomerase/epimerase family protein yields the protein MKRRTFLRLLTLSGALSPWAPPLLAKGKKQRYKVAVIDLMILKRQKLSALPLAREIGADGLELDMGGLGDRPTFDNKLADPAIRTQYLDKAKELNLEICSLAMTGFYSQSFAKRDGIEKTVGDCIETMKQMGIKTAFLPMGVQGDLVKNPELRPQIIERLKSIAPMAEKAGVVIGIETALSAAEEVKLLDEVGSKAIQVYFNFSNALEAGRDVNEELKILGKNRICQIHCTDKDGVWLENNTRLDMKKVKATLDKMGWKGWLVIERSRDAANPRDVKGNFGANTRFMKSIFKMHKTQPL from the coding sequence ATGAAACGAAGGACATTTTTAAGACTGTTAACCCTCTCCGGCGCGCTCTCGCCATGGGCACCGCCGCTTTTGGCAAAAGGAAAAAAGCAGCGCTATAAGGTTGCGGTCATTGATCTGATGATCCTGAAACGTCAGAAATTGAGCGCCTTACCATTGGCTAGAGAGATCGGGGCGGATGGTTTGGAACTGGATATGGGCGGGCTGGGGGACAGGCCGACGTTTGATAACAAACTGGCCGATCCGGCAATAAGAACACAATATTTAGACAAAGCTAAGGAGCTTAATCTGGAAATCTGCTCGCTGGCGATGACCGGTTTTTATTCGCAATCATTCGCCAAACGCGACGGCATTGAAAAGACGGTTGGCGATTGCATTGAAACCATGAAACAGATGGGCATCAAGACCGCTTTTCTGCCGATGGGCGTGCAGGGCGATCTGGTTAAAAATCCGGAATTGCGGCCTCAGATCATTGAGAGGCTGAAAAGCATCGCGCCCATGGCAGAGAAAGCGGGCGTTGTCATTGGCATTGAAACCGCGCTCAGTGCAGCAGAAGAGGTGAAGTTATTGGACGAAGTTGGCTCAAAAGCGATTCAGGTTTATTTCAACTTTTCCAATGCGCTGGAAGCTGGCCGGGATGTGAATGAGGAATTGAAGATTTTGGGCAAAAACCGCATTTGCCAGATTCATTGCACGGATAAGGACGGCGTTTGGCTCGAAAACAACACCCGGCTTGACATGAAAAAGGTGAAGGCAACATTGGATAAAATGGGCTGGAAAGGCTGGCTGGTGATAGAGCGCTCACGCGATGCAGCAAACCCGCGCGACGTAAAAGGGAATTTCGGCGCCAACACCAGATTCATGAAATCTATTTTCAAAATGCATAAAACGCAACCATTATGA
- a CDS encoding DUF3826 domain-containing protein translates to MNLKSFLLSIALLTSALANAQSNPDNDKAYITTVTKRSDKILAGLQIADSAKYKQVREIMVQQYVDLNDLEKDNNSEQAAQKRTDLHKQFMAKLSAQLTPAQVEKIKDGMTYGVLPITYKAYTDMIPTLKDAEKAQIMSWLTEARELAMDGGSSEEKHKVFGKYKGRINNYLSSRGYDIQQERKNWEARQKASKSNG, encoded by the coding sequence ATGAACCTGAAATCATTCCTGCTTAGCATTGCATTGCTGACTTCCGCATTGGCAAACGCCCAAAGCAACCCTGATAACGACAAAGCTTATATCACAACTGTCACCAAGCGTTCTGATAAAATACTGGCCGGGCTGCAAATTGCTGATTCGGCGAAATACAAGCAAGTGAGGGAGATTATGGTGCAGCAATATGTTGATCTGAATGATCTTGAAAAAGATAATAATAGCGAACAGGCGGCTCAAAAGCGGACTGATCTGCACAAGCAATTCATGGCGAAACTTTCGGCTCAGCTTACGCCTGCGCAGGTCGAAAAGATCAAGGATGGCATGACTTATGGCGTTCTTCCGATCACTTACAAAGCTTATACCGACATGATCCCAACTTTGAAAGACGCTGAGAAGGCGCAGATTATGAGTTGGTTAACAGAAGCCCGGGAGCTGGCGATGGACGGCGGATCTTCCGAAGAAAAGCATAAGGTCTTTGGCAAATACAAAGGTCGCATTAATAACTATCTTTCAAGTCGGGGCTACGACATTCAGCAGGAGCGCAAAAACTGGGAAGCGCGCCAGAAAGCATCCAAATCAAACGGCTGA
- a CDS encoding DUF5703 domain-containing protein: MKWTSQSKNSGESMPCGGGDIGLNVWVENGDVLFYLSRSGAFDENNIFPKLGRVRVRISPNPFEKGAEFRQELKLQEGYVEIAGKSGNQEVILKVWIDVFNPVVHVDVSGNKPVTVNAWYESWRTEDREVQAREKNASSFKWLKDKVIASKDIVHTHQNGILFYHQNKDSTLFDLAVKQQQLEPLKPALWNPLKGMVYGGWMQGENMVPDLDKGKLKAVSGKYVNAPFQGFGLRSKAAARTHQLNVFLHIDDNSHVGKWKSGLAAVVSKVKKEEQTARKKTLDWWKAYWQRSHIAVNARKPDAASPIWQVGRNYQIFRYMLGCNAYGSYPTKFNGGLFTYDPVFIDSTLKFGPDYRSWGGGTFTAQNQRLVYWPMLKSGDFDMMSSQFNFYLRTLGNAEARTKHYWGHKGASFTEQIENFGLPNYAEYGQKRPKDFDPGLEYNAWLEYLWDTSLEFCLMMLDIERFTGSDISKYLPLIESCTVFFDEHYQYLAEKRGAKKVNQNGHLIIFPGSAAEMYKMTYNSVTTISGLKTVLSRLLALPEIYGTPDQRKDWESRLSRVPPLSFRQMQGHQTIAPAQAWERIQNTEIPQLYPVFPFSMYGVGLPDLEVAVNTWKYDTEAIKNRNYTSWHQDNIFCARLGLTEEAAALTIKKLQDSGRRFPAFWGPGHDWVPDHNWGGSGMIGLQEMLMQTVGDSIHLFPAWPQDWDVHFKLHAPHNTTVEGELKNGKVHNLKVIPEARKKDVVMAEWAKSY, encoded by the coding sequence GTGAAGTGGACAAGCCAGAGCAAAAATTCGGGAGAATCCATGCCATGTGGCGGCGGCGACATTGGGCTGAATGTGTGGGTTGAAAATGGGGATGTACTGTTTTATTTATCACGAAGCGGGGCATTCGATGAGAATAATATTTTCCCAAAATTAGGGCGGGTTAGGGTTCGTATATCCCCGAATCCGTTCGAAAAAGGGGCCGAATTCAGGCAAGAGTTGAAATTGCAGGAAGGATATGTTGAGATCGCCGGTAAGTCTGGAAATCAGGAAGTTATTTTAAAGGTTTGGATTGATGTTTTTAATCCGGTTGTGCATGTAGATGTATCTGGTAACAAGCCTGTTACTGTGAACGCCTGGTATGAGAGCTGGCGGACAGAAGACCGCGAAGTGCAGGCGCGGGAAAAGAATGCGAGTTCTTTCAAATGGCTGAAAGACAAAGTGATCGCCTCAAAGGACATTGTTCATACACATCAAAACGGGATTCTATTTTACCATCAAAATAAAGATTCAACCTTGTTCGATCTGGCAGTGAAACAGCAGCAGCTCGAACCTCTGAAACCGGCGTTATGGAATCCACTCAAAGGGATGGTTTATGGCGGCTGGATGCAGGGTGAAAATATGGTTCCCGACCTCGACAAAGGGAAATTGAAGGCAGTTTCCGGAAAATATGTCAATGCTCCGTTTCAGGGATTTGGTCTGAGAAGCAAGGCCGCAGCCCGAACGCATCAACTGAATGTATTTCTTCATATTGACGACAATAGCCATGTCGGAAAGTGGAAAAGCGGCTTGGCGGCCGTTGTTTCAAAAGTCAAAAAAGAAGAACAAACAGCCCGGAAGAAAACGCTGGATTGGTGGAAAGCTTATTGGCAGCGAAGCCACATTGCAGTTAATGCCAGAAAGCCGGATGCGGCTTCTCCGATTTGGCAGGTGGGGCGTAATTATCAGATTTTCAGATATATGCTGGGTTGCAATGCTTATGGCTCGTATCCCACAAAATTCAATGGCGGATTGTTCACATACGACCCCGTTTTTATCGATTCGACATTGAAATTCGGGCCGGATTACCGGAGCTGGGGCGGCGGGACATTCACGGCCCAGAACCAGCGGCTGGTTTATTGGCCGATGCTGAAAAGCGGCGATTTTGATATGATGTCATCACAATTTAATTTTTACCTGCGCACATTGGGCAATGCAGAAGCACGCACAAAACATTACTGGGGCCACAAGGGCGCCTCTTTTACGGAGCAAATTGAAAATTTCGGCTTGCCCAATTATGCAGAATACGGACAAAAACGCCCGAAGGATTTTGATCCGGGTTTGGAATACAATGCCTGGCTGGAATATCTCTGGGACACGTCGTTAGAATTTTGCCTGATGATGCTTGATATCGAGCGCTTTACGGGCTCCGACATTAGCAAATATCTTCCGCTGATCGAAAGCTGCACTGTCTTTTTTGACGAACATTATCAATATCTGGCTGAAAAACGCGGAGCGAAAAAGGTTAATCAAAACGGCCACCTCATCATTTTCCCAGGCTCGGCAGCGGAGATGTACAAAATGACTTATAACTCCGTAACAACCATTTCCGGCCTGAAAACAGTGCTTTCGCGCTTGCTTGCCCTGCCGGAAATATACGGAACACCGGATCAGCGAAAAGATTGGGAAAGCAGGCTAAGCAGGGTGCCGCCGTTAAGTTTTCGTCAAATGCAGGGACATCAGACCATTGCGCCGGCCCAAGCCTGGGAGCGGATCCAGAACACGGAGATCCCACAGCTTTACCCTGTTTTTCCTTTCAGCATGTACGGCGTTGGCCTGCCCGACCTGGAAGTGGCGGTGAACACCTGGAAATATGACACCGAAGCCATCAAAAACAGGAACTATACGAGCTGGCACCAGGACAATATTTTTTGCGCAAGACTAGGGCTGACCGAGGAAGCCGCAGCGCTTACCATCAAGAAGTTACAAGATTCTGGCCGCCGGTTTCCGGCATTCTGGGGGCCGGGCCACGACTGGGTTCCCGACCACAATTGGGGCGGTTCGGGCATGATCGGCTTGCAGGAAATGCTGATGCAAACCGTCGGCGACTCGATCCACCTTTTCCCGGCCTGGCCGCAGGACTGGGATGTGCATTTCAAGCTTCATGCGCCTCATAACACAACTGTTGAGGGAGAACTGAAAAATGGAAAGGTCCATAATTTGAAAGTGATCCCGGAGGCACGGAAAAAGGACGTGGTGATGGCCGAATGGGCGAAATCATATTGA